Proteins encoded in a region of the Augochlora pura isolate Apur16 chromosome 4, APUR_v2.2.1, whole genome shotgun sequence genome:
- the Nsl1 gene encoding non-specific lethal 1 has translation MGVSTVHVKCRCVHARTWEPLDVEAAALAVSVAVMAPALTEGGPQKPENLLPSLPAGGFLSPEQAAQVCQNREILAKFVVSANVQPTKIDEQCLHGISKDLIRDVINSKYANDLDSLSTFTLGSDLITKKALIKEDCERPDILDSPEKKEIDIIMNDPSMGDQADNMGFLKSSADLPLVSSETAEDNKNLDVDQIMAFSTDITTDTEQCNMGTDSDQNVEELLQVIKSIEGVENAENISAGVSEQVPSTLDGVEMFPMPEEGFSSFERDLLNDVDVMSLCNNMNIAETLNQQKPNNLKLQQDIVAQKQFENERRCAFLLRRLRKLQARIIGRHVAEENTGVLELAHHGVKKYLFQELVNISSKSNVRNFPEINSSLNSFLQKIEKMCVAQSNNVNRQRLCCRYFGGGSRDSLGSTSGTNSNRQPVFGTPQIKVKGDEVENMAGPLATQLHIVESNLDSDCTASSSGGESCDEMQSFNNPHQQHLSISKRAAWRYAQDRAGVAARWTWLQAQISDLEYRIRQHNELQRHIRANKGLVILDNTETVNGYSGVLPGSTGRYNSPEGELPASRTRPFVWSFYRKRKLLQVDRLHEVSKRAAKASTVKCNCDNVLPPCALCTGRLDPMQPQDPIEQMSVQERIALVDPSYHPVLSFPDEITQGTHLEAIMKSVEWQQKMLRGNLRITRLKDKDSNERRNKKLPGHRAKYAARLRKSSSSILTARIKRKMLKGKRSRLGHDRSVHGLSRKRVQKLPAEDDDDISALSSSSKHSSPVPSPLHHTTTSTEKNTVKEKSSTSHGRLRQNSYDIDNIVIPYSVAASTRLEKLQYKEILTPKWRLCEETSKMDIKNGVMHRPSQDSDFEDMSDVTIALRHERSEREENKRFMTYINMPHQSRIRHNRRADSRADSGANTPDPMSPHASDFGGDMMSPITSPPATPSQVQDSEHQHNSDTHRSSAFQNALRRRVTPTLRLGKEDTSTSVIEDENEILPYEPRIFPLSEEVYDKMLEVMPDGHWQASSASLCSREEEKADDDGELDCPESDSTESACCDIEGEDPNDPEWTVADDRDTEKERIRPTAKR, from the exons ATGGGAGTGAGCACAGTGCACGTGAAGTGCAGGTGTGTGCACGCCCGCACGTGGGAGCCTCTGGATGTCGAGGCTGCAGCACTGGCAGTGTCAGTGGCAGTGATGGCCCCTGCTCTGACGGAAGGCGGTCCTCAAAAGCCTGAAAATTTGCTCCCTTCCCTTCCAGCTGGTGGGTTCCTTTCCCCAGAGCAGGCTGCGCAAGTCTGTCAGAATCGTGAAATTCTGGCGAAATTTGTTGTTTCTGCAAACGTCCAACCAACGAAGATCGACGAGCAGTGTTTACATGGTATATCCAAGGATCTTATACGTGATGTTATCAATTCGAAATACGCCAATGATCTTGATAGTTTGTCTACATTTACGCTCGGATCTGATTTGATTACAAAGAAGGCATTAATCAAAGAGGACTGTGAGCGACCAGACATTCTGGACAGTCCAGAAAAAAAGGAGATCGACATTATAATGAACGACCCATCTATGGGTGATCAAGCGGACAATATGGGTTTCTTAAAATCAAGCGCAGACTTGCCTTTGGTGAGTTCAGAAACTGCAGAAGACAATAAAAATCTGGATGTGGATCAAATAATGGCCTTTAGTACTGATATAACTACGGATACCGAACAATGCAACATGGGCACTGACAGTGATCAGAACGTAGAAGAGCTTTTGCAAGTCATCAAATCTATTGAAGGAGTagaaaatgcagaaaatatatCTGCAGGTGTCAGTGAACAGGTACCAAGCACTTTGGATGGTGTAGAGATGTTCCCTATGCCCGAGGAAGGGTTTTCATCTTTTGAACGGGATTTACTTAACGATGTTGATGTTATGAGTCTTTGCAATAATATGAACATTGCAGAAACTTTGAACCAACAAAAACCTAACAATTTAAAGTTGCAACAAGATATTGTTGCACAAAAACAATTTGAGAATGAAAGGAGGTGTGCATTTCTACTAAGAAGACTGAGGAAGCTTCAAGCGAGAATAATAGGCAGGCATGTTGCAGAAGAAAACACAGGAGTTCTTGAACTTGCCCATCATGGagtcaaaaaatatttgtttcaagaATTGGTTAATATCAGTTCTAAATCTAATGTTAGAAACTTTCCTGAGATTAATAGTAGTTTGAAttcatttttgcaaaaaattgagaaaatgtGTGTTGCTCAAAGCAATAATGTGAATCGACAGCGATTATGTTGTCGATATTTTGGTGGTGGTTCACGAGACAGTTTGGGTAGTACCTCCGGTACTAATAGCAATCGTCAACCAGTGTTTGGTACCCCCCAAATTAAAGTTAAAGGTGATGAGGTAGAAAACATGGCCGGGCCATTGGCCACTCAACTACATATTGTGGAGTCTAATCTTGACTCTGATTGTACTGCATCTAGTAGTGGTGGAGAAAGTTGTGATGAAATGCAGTCATTTAATAATCCACATCAACAACATTTGTCTAT ATCGAAAAGAGCAGCATGGAGGTATGCTCAGGATCGCGCAGGTGTAGCTGCAAGATGGACATGGTTACAAGCACAAATATCAGATTTGGAATATAGAATTAGACAGCATAATGAATTGCAACGACATATTAGAGCTAATAAGGGATTAGTGATACTCGATAACACTGAAACAGTAAACGGGTATAGTGGCGTTTTACCAGGTTCTACAGGACGTTATAATTCACCAGAAGGTGAATTACCAGCTAGTAGAACACGTCCGTTCGTGTGGAGCTTTTATAGGAAAAGAAAACTGTTGCAAGTAGACAGGTTACATGAAGTCTCTAAACGAGCAGCAAAAGCATCAACAGTAAAATGCAATTGCGACAATGTATTACCCCCATGTGCATTATGTACTGGAAGATTAGATCCAATGCAACCACAAGATCCAATTGAACAGATGTCTGTACAAGAACGGATTGCACTTGTTGACCCTAGTTACCATCCCGTGTTGTCATTTCCTGatg AAATTACTCAAGGAACTCACCTTGAAGCAATCATGAAATCAGTGGAATGGCAACAGAAAATGTTAAGAGGAAATTTGCGAATAACTCGGTTGAAGGATAAAGACAGTAATGAGAGAAGGAATAAAAAACTTCCAGGTCATAGAGCAAAATATGCTGCTCGATTAAGAAAATCATCTTCGAGTATCCTTACTGCGA gaatcaagagaaaaatgttaaagggGAAAAGAAGTAGGCTTGGCCATGATCGAAGTGTTCATGGGTTAAGCAGAAAGAGGGTGCAAAAATTGCCAGCTGAAGATGATGATGATATTAGTGCACTTTCCAGCTCTAGTAAGCATTCATCTCCAGTGCCTTCACCTTTGCATCATACTACTACTTCTACAgaaaaaaatactgttaaagAAAAGAGTTCCACTTCTCACGg ACGTCTGAGGCAGAATTCGTatgatattgataatattgttataccaTATAGTGTAGCTGCTTCAACTAGGCTCGAAAAACTAcaatacaaagaaatattgaCACCAAA gtGGAGGTTATGCGAGGAAACTTCAAAAATGGATATTAAGAATGGTGTTATGCACAGGCCTAGTCAAGACAGTGAT tTTGAAGATATGTCAGATGTCACTATTGCTTTGAGGCACGAACGCAGTGAGAGAGAAGAAAACAAACGTTTTAtgacatatataaatatgccaCATCAGTCACGTATTCGCCATAATCGCAGGGCTGATAGTCGTGCAGACAGTGGTGCAAATACTCCAG atCCGATGTCTCCTCACGCAAGTGATTTTGGAGGAGACATGATGTCGCCGATTACATCTCCACCCGCGACCCCTTCTCAAGTTCAAGATTCGGAACATCAACACAACTCGGACACACATCGCTCATCTGCCTTTCAAAATGCGTTGCGACGTCGTGTTACGCCTACATTAAGATTAGGAAAGGAAGACACGAGTACTTCAGTaattgaagatgaaaatgAG ATTTTGCCATACGAACCAAGGATATTTCCACTATCCGAAGAAGTTTATGACAAAATGCTGGAAGTAATGCCAGATGGGCATTGGCAAGCTTCATCAGCGTCTCTATGCTCCcgggaagaagaaaaagcagATGAT gACGGGGAGTTGGATTGTCCAGAGTCAGATTCAACGGAATCAGCTTGTTGTGATATAGAAGGTGAGGATCCAAATGATCCTGAATGGACAGTAGCTGACGATAGGGATACTGAAAAGGAACGAATACGTCCGACGGCTAAAAGATAG
- the LOC144468300 gene encoding DNA polymerase delta subunit 2, with protein MIHKTNEGGNNLFVKSDDGKPLVFRRQQVECTNLSKSYISTRNDYSKQFAHIYSIRLAELRETLIPQVKTKWGSIPIVKLADLENLEGKECVIIGTLYKHQQWKPSILRELSEDHQLSVPCSKLNYCSEKDVPYLEDEMLRIKLVGEEVHLKDIVTGVVCAVRGNENNDGTFMVKDWCFPGCAPKKNIMKHPSNGKLVLVSGLNLSQSHDSLAISLFVDWLSGMAGNMKTQKDGTSIVRLIIAGNTVKDSSTEPSAVDTVDKEIGTIKTVDTFLCDLAKCCDITLMPGEHDPTNAMLPQKPLHPCLLPKSFRLESFKSTTNPWIGKVNGRLIVGNSGQSIKDIIKATGETDISTIEWLERSLLWRHMCPTAPDTLLACPYYKEDLFIMKECPDIYFIGNTEKYETKLWKDNENKVVRLISIPRFSIAHAAVIVDLENLDTQCISFSNA; from the exons ATGATTCATAAAACCAATGAAGGAGGGAACAACTTGTTCGTTAAATCAGATGATGGTAAGCCGCTAGTATTTAGAAGACAACAAGTTGAATGTACCAATCTTTCAAAATCATATATCAGCACAAGAAATGACTactcgaaacaatttgcaCACATATATTCTATCAGACTTGCTGAATTGAGAGAGACTTTAATTCCACAAGTTAAAACTAAATGGG GAAGCATCCCTATAGTGAAATTAGctgatttagaaaatttagagGGTAAAGAATGTGTGATAATTGGTACACTCTATAAACATCAACAATGGAAACCATCTATCTTGCGTGAACTCAGTGAAGATCATCAACTCAGTGTACCCTgctctaaattaaattactgttcTGAAAAAGATGTACCTTATCTGGAAGATGAAATGTTACGTATTAAATTAGTAGGTGAAGAAGTTCATCTTAAAGATATTGTTACTGGTGTTGTTTGTGCTGTGCGAGGTAATGAGAACAATGATGGAACATTTATG GTCAAAGATTGGTGTTTTCCTGGTTGTGctccaaaaaaaaatataatgaaacacCCATCTAATGGCAAATTGGTGTTAGTGTCTGGTCTAAATTTATCCCAAAGTCATGATAGTTTAGCAATAAGTCTGTTTGTGGATTGGCTGTCTGGAATGGCTGGTAATATGAAAACGCAAAAAGATGGAACTTCTATTGTCCGTCTCATTATTGCAG GTAATACTGTAAAAGATAGTAGTACAGAACCTTCAGCAGTGGATACAGTAGATAAGGAAATTGGTACAATCAAAACTGTGGACACGTTCTTATGTGATTTGGCAAAATGTTGTGACATTACCTTAATGCCGGGAGAACATGATCCTACAAATGCCATGTTACCCCAAAAACCACTTCATCCATGTTTATTACCTAAATCTTTTAG acTTGAAAGTTTTAAAAGCACTACAAATCCATGGATTGGTAAAGTTAATGGACGATTAATAGTTGGTAACAGTGGCCAATCAATCAAAGATATCATCAAAGCAACTGGTGAAACAGATATTTCAACAATTGAATGGCTTGAAAGATCTTTATTATGGAGACACATGTGTCCAACTGCTCCAGACACATTATTAGCTTGTCCATATTACAAAGAAGATCTGTTTATTATGAAAGAATGTCCagacatatattttataggaaatacagagaaatatgaaacaaaattgtggAAGG acaatgaaaataaagtagTAAGATTGATATCAATTCCTCGTTTTAGTATTGCCCATGCAGCTGTTATAgtagatttagaaaatttagatACACAGTGCATTTCTTTCAGCAATGCATAG
- the Sumo gene encoding small ubiquitin like modifier: MSDEKKETKTESEHINLKVLGQDSAVVQFKIKKHTPLRKLMNAYCDRVGLAIAAVRFRFDGQPINELDTPTTLEMEEGDTIEVYQQQTGGLC; encoded by the exons ATGTCTGACGAGAAGAAG GAAACTAAAACAGAATCAGAGCacataaatttaaaagtaCTGGGACAAGATAGTGCAGtagttcaatttaaaattaaaaaacacacACCActcagaaaattaatgaatgcCTACTGTGATCGTGTT GGTTTGGCGATTGCAGCAGTAAGATTTAGATTCGATGGACAACCCATAAATGAATTAGATACACCAACAACTCTTGAAATGGAAGAAGGCGATACAATAGAAGTTTATCAGCAACAGACAGGAGGATTGTGTTGA